The nucleotide window GAGAGCACGCTCGACTACGCCTCCGTGATTCCGGAGCTGTTCGCGACGACGGCTGCGGCGGCAAAACGCCACGCCGAGATCCGGAGCACCCTCGTCGGGAAGGGTGCGGCTGCGAAGGCGAAGAAGGGTAGGGCCGCGAAGAAGGGCAGTGCTTCGAATACCCGCGATCAATGATTCATGATGCCTATGGGCCGGAGTCGCTCGAGTTCGAAGATGATCGGACCGTGTCCTGCGAAGTGCCGCTGCTCGAACGTGAGCCGGTCGCCCCTCACACGAGGCCGAGTAGGAACCGTCCGCGTGCAGCTCGATGACCACCAGACGCACTGGCTCCCAGGGGCGCGTCTGGGTGCCCACCCACGCGCCGACCATTCCCGCCGCCAGCGCCTTCAGCTCCGCATTGGGGGCGTCCACGCCGTATCCACCGACCGTCGGCACCGACGTATCGACACCCGGGGGGAGAGTGGAAGCTTCCGCGCACGCGAGAGGGTTCTCGGGATCGAAGGCGGGACCGGGGCTCTCCGGCTCAGCGTCCGCGAGTTCGGCGCCAGCATCGAGGTCGCCCACGCTCGACGACTCCTCCCGGGCGGCAGTCCGGGCGGAGCGCACTCTCTAGCGAGAGCGGAGAGAGAGTTCGAGCCAGTGAGCGCCTCGCGCTGGCTGGCTCGGCGACATCGTCAGGGAATGTAGACGTTCTGTGAGCTGCCCGCGCTCCCATCCGCACTCGCTGTGGGTACACCCGTCGCACCCGCGTTGCCGCCACCGCCGCCCGTGGGCGTGCCGTCGGGAACCGCGAACGTGTTGCTCGTGAGGTAGTCGATGGTCGCGCCCATGGGAAGGCCGGCCACAGCCACACCGATGGACGCGCCGCCGCACCCGCCACCACCGCCGCCGCCCGTGCCACCGATGCCGCCGCGTCCGCCGTTTCCGGCACGAAAGGGAACCCAGAAGCCGTTGGAGTTGCCGCCGATGCCGCCGTTGCCACCGGTACCGCCGCGTCCACCGGCGCCACCTTCGCCACCGTCGCCACCGAGGCCGCGCGCGACGACGTTGGCGTGAATCGTCGGCGGTGTGAGCGACATTCCGCCGGTGAAGAACACGAGGATGCCGATCGACGCACCGCCGGTGCCGCCTGATGCGCCGCCAGCGCCGCCACAGCCTCCTGCCCCCGAGCCACCCCCGGAGGCGCCCAGGCGGTAGCGTTGCGTCGTGTTCGCGCTGACGCCCGCGGGCATGTTCGCCATGGACGCCGTGTCGAACCCGCCGCTGGGGGCGCCCGTCCCGCCTCGTTGGCCAGCCGCGCCCTGCGCGCCGACCTGCGCGCTGCCAGGAACCCAGACACCCGCCACGAAGCTACCGAATCCACTCGCGCAGCCGAGGCCCTGTGAGCCCGCGTTGCCGCCGGCACCGGGACGTCCATCGCCACCCTCGAGCGGGACGATGGTGCTCGGGAAGCCGGCCTCCGTCATGTGGCTGTTGCAGGAGCTGCCCTGCGTTGCGCTGTCGCGCGTCCAGTGATAGCCGGGGTCCCCGTCCAGGCCCGGGATGGGAGGCGTGTACGACGGGAGCGGGAACACGGGGCACGTGGCGCTTCCGCCCAAGATGCCGCTCGCGCCACCGCAGGACGGGTTCGTGCCCGCTGCACCACCGACGACCTGGCTTCCTCCGGGACAAGCGCCTGCCGGGCAAGTCTGGCCGGCGTCGGGCGGGTTGCTTCCGTTGCCGCCGTTGAGTACGGCGCCGCCCATCGAGAACACGCCGAAGCCGACGGCGCTGTTGGCGCCGCGCGCACCGCGACCGCCTTCGCCTCCGACGATGCGATTGTTCACCAGCGCGAGCGAGTCGTCCGAGTCGGTGATGTGCGCGGCGTACGTGGCGCCGCCGGGGCCGCTCGCGGGGGTGTAAGCCACGTCGTAGCCACGCAGCACGAAGCCGCTCACGACTGTCTCGCTAGGGCCCGTGATGCTGCTCGCGAAGATCGCGGCGGTGTACGTGCCGGGCGCGGGGGCCAATGGCGCGATGACCGTCGGGAAAGAGACGATGTTGCGTCGGGAGAAGTCGCTCGAGTACCCGCCATGCAGCTCCACGCCCTGCACGAGCGTGACGCTCTCCGTGTAGATGCCGGTGGCGACCAGGATGTAGGCCTTGGTGGACGCCTGGAAGGCAGCCAGCGCTGCGCCGACGGTGGCGAACGGCTGCGCACGTGTGCCCGTTCCTCCCGGCGCCGCGCCGGCACGCACGAAGAGCGCGTCACCGATCACGCCATCGATGCCGTCGCAGTTCTCATCCACGTACACGGCGCTCGCGTTCGGGTAAGTGCGCGTGCCCAACACGTCGACGAACTCGACGTCGGGGGGATCGACGTTGGTGTTCCCCGAGAGGCGCCGACACTCGCAGCCGTCGTCCGTGTCCTGGTTCGCATCGACCCAGTCGTAGTCGACGCCGGCGATGTTCTCGGAGACGCACATGTCGATCCGGCAGGCGGGCACCGGCAACGCCGTGTCGCACGACGCGATCGCGTGGTTCACGGCCGGCGTCCAGATGAAGTTGCAGTTGTTGCCGCACGCACCGCAGTGCTCAATGCTGGTGTAGCGACCGCCGGCGTCGGCGTACGGCTCGTCGATACTGCCATCGCAGTCGTTGTCCACACCGTCGCAGATCTCGGGGAGCAGGCCATCTGCCGAGCACGCGTCGAAGTCGTAGGTGTTGCCCAAGAGAGTGCAGATCTCGGTGCCGGGGCACGCGCCGGGGTCGACGAGGCACGGGCGCTCGAGGCCCTCGGTCGCCGCGGTACACGAGCACGTTCCGCCCGTCGGCACGCACTGCGAGTCACCCCCACCGATGTCGGAGCAGGTGTAGCCCGTGGGACACGTGGTTCCGTAGAGCGAGTCGGTGTCGCAGTCACGCGTGCAAGCGTTCACACCGGCGCCGATGTCGGCGCAGCGGCTCGTTGGCACGAGACAGTCGCCGTCGGTGGTGCAGGGCTGACAGAGGTTGTCGGGGAGGGGCAAGCACGCGATGCCATCCTGGAATGAGAAGTAGCCCGGGGCGCACTCCGTCGCCCGACACGTGGGTGTGCCTCCGATGATCGCGCACTCCACGCCCGTCGCGTTGTTGAGGACGCGCTCGCAGTCGTTGCCGCACACGCCGCAGTTCTCCACGCTGGTGTAGTCGCCATTCGCGTCGACGAAGCCCTCGTCCACGAGCGTGTCGCAGTCGTCGTCACGCACGTTGCAGACCTCGTCCCGGCTCCCAGCACCGCCACACGGTTCCACGCAGAGGTCGTAGGCGAACTCGGAGTCGCCGCCCCGCTCGCACGCCCATCCCTCCGGGCAGCCGGTGTCGCAGAACTCGGAGCAGTAGCCCCCACCGAATGGGTCGGTGACGCACACCGTGCCCTCGCACTGGAACCCGAAGTCGCAGGCAGCGCCGTTCGGACGATCGTCCGGGGGGAGCCGGATGTCAGGCCCGTCGTACACGACGCAGGTTCCGTTCACGCACGAGAGCGGATCGGGACACTCCTCGTTGAACGCACACGTGCAGGTGAACATCATGCAGTCGCGCAGACGGGGGTCCGTGTACTCGGTGCGCGTGACGACTTCCGTGTCGCACCCGCTCACCGCGATGGCCGAGAGGAGGGCCAGGCACGCGCCCAGCAGCTGGAGTCGGTTCTCAGTACGCATGGACATTGGCGCTCGCTCCGTTCGAACCGTTCGTTCCCTGTGCTGCCCCCGGGCCGTACCCGCCGAGTCCGCCGGCCCCGCCGGTCAGCGTGGCGTTCGGAATCACGAAGGTGTTCGCGCTCGTGTACTGCGCGCTCGGGATGCCCGGGCCGCTGATGCCGAACGCAGGTCCTCCGCATCCACCGCCGCCGCCGCCGCCGTCACCGCCGTAGCCGCCCGAGCCGCCGTTGCCACCCGGCCCAGCGCCCCACGACTCCGCCGCCACCGTGCCGCCCAAGCCAGGGTTGCCGCCCGCGCCGCCTGCACCGCCAGCGCCACCGGCGCCGCCCGTGCCGCCGCGTCCGCGTCCGATCAGACTGCCCGTGATGCTGGGGCGCGTGCCCGAGGCGTTCACGATGTAGAATGCGAAGCTCGCGCCGCCCGAGGTGCCGGTCGCGCCCAGGTTGCCACCGCAACCGCCTGAGCCTCCGCCACCGCCTCCGCCCCCGAGGTCGCCCAGGTTCTGGCCGAGCGACGGCACCGTGCAGGTGGCGGGCTGTCCGTTCGTCGCCCAGCTGCCGGCACTGCCGCCTTGGCCGCCGAGTCCAGGGCCTCCCGCCGAGCCGACGGTCGCAGCACCGGGCGTCCAGACGCCGGCGACCAGTGTGCCGAACGTCATCGAGCAGCCCGCGCCACCCGTGCCGTTTCCGCCGTTTCCACCGTTCGCGCCATTGGGCCCGTTCCGGAGGGCCGGCGGTTGGAAGTCGTACTTGCAGTACTGCGCTCCGCCGCCGCTATACGTGCCTCGGCCACCGCCGTTGGTGTAGGTGCAGCCGGCTGCTGGCGCGCCCGCGACCTGTGGGTCGTTCGTGTCGGCCTCCATGCCCGCGCACGCCACGGCCGCCGAGCACGCGCCGTTCGTGCCCGCCGTGCCACCGACCGAGCTCTCTCCTGCGCAGTTGCTCGTGGCGCACTGGCGCGCGTTGCTGCCCGGGCCGCCTTGCGCGCCCGCTGCGCCAACGCCGCCTCCCGGGCCACTCGCGCCGTCGCCGCCGCGTCCACCGAGCACCTCGTCGTTGACGAACACGAGGGAGCTCGTGCAGTTCGACGTGATGACGGCGTAGCTGGGCACGCCCGCATAGGCCGCCCCGCTCGGCACGTCGTAGCCGCGGATGGTGAAGCCGGCGACCACGGTGGCCTCGTCGATGTTCGCCGCGTACAGCACGCCGCTCGCGGCCAGGGTGGCTCCTGCTGCGGGCGCGGGGGCCGTGATGACCGTCTGGTTCAGGACCAGGTTGCGCAGAGTGAAGTCGGCGCTGTAGCCGCCGTAGATCTCGACGCCCTCCACCAACACCACGCGCTCCGTGTAGGTGCCTGCGGCGACGAGGATGTGGTCGTGCAAGGTCGGATCCCACGCCGCCAGCGCGGCGTTGATGGTGCCGAACGGGTTGGCCCGTGTCCCGTTGCCCGTGGCTCCCCGCCGAACGAACAGCGCGCGCGCCTCGTTGCCGTCGATACCGTCGCAGTCGCGGTCGAGCGTGGCCAGCGACTCTGCGCTCGGGTAGGCGGCGAAGCGGTCGGGGTCGTCCGAGCCGTCGCTCACGGACGGGCACTCGCAGCCGTTGAGGTCGAGCGTGTCCATGTCCTGCCACGCATAGGTCGTCATGCACGCGCCCGCTTCGCACAGCGAGGTGGCTCCGTACGTGGACTGGCACGTCGCATCCACCGTGCACGCGCTGGTGCACGTGCTGCCGCGACAGAGGCCACCCGCGCCGCAGTCGCCGTCCACCGTGCAGGCGCGCACGCACTGGTCGAACGTCGTGCTGCACGAGGTCCCCGGGAACGCCGCGCACTCGGCGTCGCTCCGGCACGCGAAGCCGCCACCCACGGCAGTCTCGGTGCAGGCGTCGATCACGCAGTCGGGGCCGGCGCTCAGGTCGCAGACCGCGACCGCATGGTGGATCGCCGCGGTGAAGCGCGTGTTGCAGTTGTTGCCGCACTCGCCGCAGTTCGTGGCGGTGTCGTACGTCCCGCCCGACACGAAGTCATCGTCGATCGTGCCGTTGCAGTCGTTGTCGTTCTCGTCGCAGACGTCCGTGGTGAAGCTGGTCTCGCAGCCCGTCCAAGCCGCGCCCGCGCCGTTCATGTTGCAGGTCTCGACGCCGAGGCAGACGGTGTCGTCCACGGAGCTGGACGTGCTGCACACCCGCATCAGCCCGACGGTGCCCGGCGTGCACTGGCAGCTGTCCGCGTCGGGCTCGCAGACCGAGCGGGCCCCGCGACCGGTGCACGTGAATCCGTTGGGGCAGCAACCCTGGGCGCCCGTAGTTCCATCGCACGCTGGGTCGCCCGAAGCGTCGTCGCAATACTGGAGGCAGCGACGGCCTTCTCCGCCAACGTCCTCGCAGAGGTGGCCGACACCCGTGCCGCAGTCCGATGCCTGCGCGCAAGGCTGGCAGTTGGCGACCACGCGCGGAAGACAAACGACCGCCTGCCCCTGGGCGTTCACGTATGGCGCAAACCCGTCGGCGCAGCGAACGGGCTCGCACGTGAAGCCGTCGTCGTGCAGCACGCACTCGGTGGCGCCGTCCACGGGCACACCACCCACGCTCTCTAGGTTCGAGAGCAGCGAGCCGCAGTCGATCGCACACGAGCCGCAGTGAGAGGGCGTGCTGAACGCGTCGTCGCTCCCGAGGAAGTTCTCGTCGGCGGTTCCGTCGCAGTCGTCGTCCCGGCCGTTGCACTGCTCGAACTCCGGCGGGCGGACGCCGCAGCCGTCGCCGATGATGCCGCCGTCCGGGTCGATTGATCCGTCAGGCCCCGCGTCGGCGTAGACGACCCGGGGAACGCACATTCCGTCGACGCAGTTCGTGCGGATCGGATCCGCGCAGTGCGAGGTGGCCCTGCACTCGCAGGTCCCGGCGTCGAGGCAGCCCTCGTCGAGGTCCGGGACTTCGTTGATGATCGTCTCCGTGTCCGTACAACCCACGGATACGCTTGCGAGGAGCGCAAGCACGACTATGAGCACGCGCACGGGTTTCGACGAGGCCATGGGTCCAATCTACAAGGGCCAATGGTGACTTGCGGAGGATTTCAGGGCACGCGCTGCGGTTCGGTGTGTGGATGTGCTCGACGGGGTGCAGTGACCCACGTGTGGGTTCGAGCTGACCGACAGCGTTGTCAACGTGCGTTAGAAATGTCGGTCAGAAAGTTCATTAGAAATGTCGGGTCCACTGTAGGTGCGTGAGGGGTAGAGGCCGTCCGCTCGCCAGTTCAGAGCGCAAAGGTCAGGACGAGGCGGCGTGCTCTAGGCGGCCTCTCGAGAGCGTGCGCTCACGATAGCCCTCGCGCCCAAAGCTCCGCTCGTGCCAACCTGACAAGGCCGACAGGGGCTGCATGCGCGCTGGCCGGCAGCGTACCGGTTCGTGTAAACTCTGCGAGCACCGGATCCGAATGATTCATGATTCACACGCTGGAATTCTTGACTTGAAAGTGACAAGAAAGGCCTCACTTCCGTTCATACTGATGCTGTTCTCATCTGGCACCATGCTGACTGGATGTACCGACGCACCTCGCGACCGCAGTGTGCCCTGGTGCGAGCAACGGGGGCTGGATGAGCTTGGCCCCACGTATCGCGCTCAGTGCTGGGACACGGTCGATGACCGGCCGCAGGTGGCTGTTTGCCCCACTTCTTGGAGCGATTCTTCGAGTGATGGTCACCGCCTCCCGAGCGCGATCACCCCCCAATGCGTGGACAACCACGGCGGGTCGGGTCGGGGGACCATGGTCACTTGCCCTGGCGACGCGGATGCTCACTGTTCCCCCCTTTAATCGTCTCCTGCGACACCTCTGTCGCCACGGCAGACCAACCGGATGTCAGTAGCGACCTGTGCACGGTTGTATGAGGCTCGGCGCTGGAAACGGTGGTAGGTGGATGGAATGCGTTTGCTTCTCCCCCCGAGCCGCGGCCTCGCTGCGGAAACCGCGCACGCCGAGCGCTTGGCCGAGTGGCTCTCCCACTGGTTGGGTGTCGCGTGTGCAGTCGACGTCGCACCCAACTACGCCGCCGTGCGCACGGCCGCCTTGGACGCAACCCACGATGTCGTGTGGGCTCCTCCCGTGATTTGCGGACACATCGCCGGCAGCGTCCGCAGCACGCTCACGGCCGTGCGCGACCGCTCGACATCCAGCAGCGCCGCGCTGCTCGTGCGCAAGGACGGCGACATCCGGCAGCTCTCGGACCTCGAGGGCACACGGGCAGCGTGGGTCGACAAGCTCTCCATGGGTGGGTATCGGAGCGCCTTCGCGCTGCTGTGTCAGCGGGGGTTCCAGCCGTCCGCGTTGTTTCGAGCCCAGGGGTTCTGCGGCTCGTACCGGGACGCGATCCTCGCGGTGGCCGCGGGCCACGCGGAGCTCACCTCGGTGTACGGCCGCATCGACGCGAACGAGAGCGACATCGCCGACACGTTGGAAGACATGGTGGGCGATCCCGCGCTCCGCCTGCTCTGTCGCACGCCTCCGGCCCCCTACGACGCGCTCGTCATTACGCAGCGGATGTCCGAAGCCGACGCGACGGATCTCGAGCAGAGAGTCCTAGACCTGCGACCTCGCGCGCGCGCGCGGTGGCAACGCCGTGCTGCTGCAAGTATGCCAGTCGGAGGGCTTTGCACGGCTGGACGACTCGGCCTACGCCTGGCTCGAGCACGCGGCGCCCAGCCTCGACCGCGAGCCCCTCAGGCCAGTGGGCCTCTGCGCGCTGAGCGACGAAGAAGATGATGTCCCGCCAGGGAAGCCTCGCCCTCGGAGCACCTATGGAAGTCAACGGTCACATCCAGTTCACGGTCATCGAACAGTCTGCGGACGAGGTGGTGTCCGAGATGCCGATCCAGCCGGGTATCCTGAACCCCTACGGCACGGTGCACGCTGGCGCGACGCTGTGGTTCGCGGATGTCACGGCCACGGTGCTGGTGCTGGCCGGAACGCAGACCAGCGCAGGGATGCAGGGCTTCCCCCTGGCCATCAACCTGAATGCCAACCTGGCCGGCAACAGCCACGAGGGCACGTTCATCGCACGCGCCGGCTATGTGAAACGAGGCAAGAGCGTGAGCATCGTGCGCACCACCGTGACTGACCGCTCGGGGAAGCTCATCGCGGATGTCACCACCAGCCACGTCGCGTCCAAGTAGATGAGGGATCCGCTGAATATCCGTGTTGCCATGCCCATTGCGGTATGGTCCCGCGGGTCCATGGAGGGGGCCGCTTGAGCTGAGCGCGCCACTAGCCGAGACTCCGGTGCATGCGACACATCATCGTGCTCTGGACCTTCTGTCTCATGGCCTGCGGCAGCGGAGGCGCGGCCGAGCCCGCGACGGCTGCCGATGAGAGCGGGGGAGGTGAGAACGGCGGCCGTCCGCCTGCGCTGGCGGACTGCGCCGGGGTGTGGGTCGGTGTCGGGGTTCAGGAGGGAGGCCCGTGGACCATCGAGCTCACGCTGGCGCCGGCTGACGGCCCTGGGGTCTGCGGAACCATCGAGTACCCGTCCCTCGGTTGCGGTGGCCAGGTGGTGGACTGCGTCGCCGAGGCGGACGGAAGCATCACCATGCGCGAGGTCTACTCGCACGGCCTCGAGTCCTGCGCCCCGCCGGGCGCGCTGCGCGTGAGCTGCGGTGGGCGGGGCACGGCGTCGGAGGGACACATGAGCTGGGTGTGGAGTGGCGAAGGCGGCCCGGTGACAAGCGACCTCACGCGCCAGTGATTCATGACTTGTCGGGTGGACGCGATGCCGAGCGGCGGGAAGCCCGGCGCGTCCGCCTGCGCCGCGGCGCCGCGAGAGCGACCTCACTCACCGACAGCGCAACACCCGCACGGTCGCCTGCGCGGCACTCCGCGGGCCTTCCACTCCGTAGACCACGGCGACGCCGTCCGCGCCGCGCGCCTCGACCACGCGGTCGCCCAGCGCCACCGGGGTCCCCACGGCGCGGCCAGCCAGGTCGCGCCAGACCAGTGCGTAGGACCCGTCCGTGTGGCGCTCGACGTGCGGTGTGGTGGTGCCCGGGGGGAGCGCCTCGTCGGCGCCCAGCTCGCGCGCTGGCCCCATCGTTCCGTCTGGGGCCAGGGTTGCCACGCGCGCGGGACGGCGTCCCTCTGCGCCGAACACCACGCGCAGCGTGTCGCCCACGAAGCGCAGGTCCGTGACGGCTGCGGCGGGGAAGGCGCCGCGCACCGTGGCGCTCGTCCCGTCGGACAGGTAGAGGCGGCGCCTGTGCCCCGAGGACACGTCGGCCTCGCCCAGGGCTGCCCAGCGCTCCCCGTCGAGCGCCAGGCCGAGGGCCGCGGCGTTGGGGGCCTCGTCTTCGCCGAACTCGAACGTGGCGAGAGTCTCCACCGTGAACGCGCCCCCGTCGTCCAGCACATAGCGTTCGACGACCATGGGCCGGTAGGTGTGCGAGCGCAGGAGCGTGAGCGCGCGACCCTCGACGCGCACGTGGTGTCCCACGATCCACTCGCCCACCCGGTGCGAGAACGGCTCCCCGACGGTCATGCCCT belongs to Sandaracinaceae bacterium and includes:
- a CDS encoding PhnD/SsuA/transferrin family substrate-binding protein, whose protein sequence is MRLLLPPSRGLAAETAHAERLAEWLSHWLGVACAVDVAPNYAAVRTAALDATHDVVWAPPVICGHIAGSVRSTLTAVRDRSTSSSAALLVRKDGDIRQLSDLEGTRAAWVDKLSMGGYRSAFALLCQRGFQPSALFRAQGFCGSYRDAILAVAAGHAELTSVYGRIDANESDIADTLEDMVGDPALRLLCRTPPAPYDALVITQRMSEADATDLEQRVLDLRPRARARWQRRAAASMPVGGLCTAGRLGLRLARARGAQPRPRAPQASGPLRAERRRR
- a CDS encoding PaaI family thioesterase; translation: MEVNGHIQFTVIEQSADEVVSEMPIQPGILNPYGTVHAGATLWFADVTATVLVLAGTQTSAGMQGFPLAINLNANLAGNSHEGTFIARAGYVKRGKSVSIVRTTVTDRSGKLIADVTTSHVASK